The genomic stretch ACCGCGTTGGCGACCAGGAAGTTGCGCACCTCGGTGCGGCCGAAGTCGAACTCGTACGTCCCCCAGTCCGGATGCTCGGCCCGCCGCCAGTCCCCGGGCTCGTACAGCGGTTCCCCGTCGAACCGGGCCAGCGCCCAGTCGTCCTTCGGGAAGTGCGCCGGCACCCAGTCCATGATCACACCGATCCCGGCCCGGTGCAGCGCATCCACCAGGTACTTGAAGTCGTCCGGGGAGCCGAGGCGCGGCGTCGGCGCATAGTACGAGGTGACCTGGTAACCCCAGGAGCCGCTGAACGGATGCCCGGCGACCGGCATCAGCTCGACGTGCGTGAAGCCCATCTCCTTGACATAGGCGGGCAGTTCGTCAGCTAGCTGACGATACGTCAGTCCTGGTCGCCAGGACGGCAGATGGACCTCGTACACGGAGAAGGGGGCCTGGTGCACGGGCGTGTCGCCCCGGTGGGCCATCCATTCCGCGTCGCCCCACTCATGCCGTGACACCGCGACGACCGACGCCGTGTCGGGCGGCACCTCCGTGCGCCGCGCCATCGGGTCGGCCTTGAGGAACCGATGGCCGTACCGGGAGGTGATCTCGAACTTGTACCTGGCGCCCTCGCCGATCCCGGGCAGGAACAGCTCCCACACCCCGGACGCGCCCAGCGAGCGCATCGGGTACTGGGTGCCGTCCCAGTACGTGAAGTCCCCGGCCACCCGCACCCCTTGGGCGTTCGGCGCCCACACGGTGAAGCGGGTGCCGGTCACACCCTGGTGTGTCATCGGCTCGGCGCCGAGCGCCTGCCACAGCTGCTCGTGCCGGCCCTCCCGGATCAGATGCAGATCCAGCTCACCGACAGCGGGCAGGAAGCGGTACGGATCGTGCACCTCCTGCTCGACGTCGTCGTACGCCACCAGCAGCGTGTACGCCGACGGGATCTCCGGGTACGGCAGCACGGCCGCGAACAGACCGTCGCCCTCGGACACGAGCGGATGGCGCGTGCCGTCGGCCACCACGCTCACCGCCCGCGCGTGCGGGCGCAGCGCCCGGAACACGGTGCCGCCCGGGACCGGGTGGGCGCCCAGCAGGGCATGCGGATCGTGGTGGGCGCCGCCGAGCAGCCGGCCGCGCTCGGCCTGGTCGAGCGCGGGGGGACGGGGGTCCCCCCGGACGTTGTCCGGGTGAGGGACGGCCCCGACCGGCGCGGGGCCGGCGGTCTCGGGGAGCGAGGTGCCGCGCAGAGCCATGACGTCAGCCTCCCCACACGGCGAGCCGCTTGATCGCCGCCATCGGTACCGGCAGCCAGTCCGGCCGGTGTCTCGCCTCGTACAGCACCTCGTACACCGCCCTGTCCGTCTCGTGCGCGCGCAGCAGCGCGTGCTTCTTCCGTGGATCCCAGCCGGCGCGGGCCGCGTAGCCCGCGCAGAACGCCTCCCGGCAGCGGCGCGCCCACTCGGGTCGCCAGGGGCGGCGCTGCCGGGCCGCGTAGTCGAAGGAGCGCAGCATCCCCGCCACGTCCCGCACCGGGGAGTGCGGGGCCTGCCGCTCGGCGAGCGGCCGGGACGGCTCGCCCTCGAAGTCGATGACGAACCAGTCGCGGCCGGCCCGCAGTACCTGCCCGAGGTGCAGATCGCCGTGGATGCGCTGCGCGGGCGGCCCGGTGTCGCAGGTGGCGAGTGCCTTGAAGGCGGCCCGCAGCCCCGGCACGAACGGCCTGAGCCCCGGTACGGCATGCGCGGCCGCGTCCAGCCGTGCGCACATCGCCCGCGCCGTACGGCCGTTCTCGCCCGGNNNNNNNNNNNNNNNNNNNNNNNNNNNNNNNNNNNNNNNNNNNNNNNNNNNNNNNNNNNNNNNNNNNNNNNNNNNNNNNNNNNNNNNNNNNNNNNNNNNNNNNNNNNNNNNNNNNNNNNNNNNNNNNNNNNNNNNNNNNNNNNNNNNNNNNNNNNNNNNNNNNNNNNNNNNNNNNNNGGTGCATCTCGCGCTCGCCGAGGCGTTCGGCCCGGCCGGGCCGAACGCCTCGGCGAGCGCGAGATGCACCTCGGCCATGGCCCCGCCCAGTTCATCGGCCTCGGCGGTGAAGTCGTCGCCCGCGGCGAGCGCGCGCAGCGCCAGCGTCCAGCCGTCGGTCGCGTCCGGCAGGAAAGGCTGCAGCACGCCCAGCGTGGCCGGCTGCGGCGCGGTCGTACCGAACCAGGCCACCGGCGCGGGCACCCGGGTGCAGCCCTGCGCGGCCAGCGCGGCCGTCACCTCCAGGTCCGGGTTGACGCCCGGCTGGATACGGCGGAAGACCTTCAGGATGTACGCGTCGCCGTACACGATCGAGGAGTTGGACTGCTCGACGTCCAGCAGCCGCGGTGGCAGACCGCCCGGCACCAGGGCACCCGGGTCGGCATCGAACCGCAGCGGCCCCGCCGTACCGGGCTGCCGCAGCCGCTCCAGCAGCAGATGGGCCGAGCGCGGGTCGTGCAGCGCGTCGTACACCGCGAGCCCGGCGAACGGCCCCTGCCCGGCCCGCCCGATGAACGCCCGCTCCAGCCGCGGGGCGTGCTGCTCGCGCAGCCCGAGCAGCAGCTGGTAGCAGTCGCCCGGCGGGGAAGTGCCGCCCGGCGTCGGCACGGGCGCGTGCGAGGCGTGCATCAGCACATGCAGACACCCCGGGAACAGCTCGGTCACGGACAGCACCGACAGATCGGTGACGGGCCGGTCCTTGCCCGCGAACCAGCGTTGCCCCGGCAGCCACTCGCGCAGCAGCCCGCTCAGGGAGACAAGAGGCCCGTCGAAGGCCGCCGAGGTTCTCGGGCGAACGGTGATGGTCTTCGGCATGACGCGTCCTTTCCTCGGCGCCGGGCGTCTCAGCGACGGCGGCCGATGCGGGATGCGACTCGGGTGAGCCGGAACCAGTAGAAACCGTGGCCCTGCAGGGTCAGCAAGTAGGGCAGTTCACCGATGGCCGGGAAGCGCACCCCACCGATCAGCTCGACCGGGTGCCGTCCGTCGTAGGCACGCAGATCGAGTTCGGTGGGCTGGGCGAAGCGGGAGAAGTTGTGGACGCACAGCACCAAATCGTCGCCGCTTTTCTCCGTCATGGGGGCCTCGCGCAGGAACGCCAGCNNNNNNNNNNNNNNNNNNNNNNNNNACCGCCGGGTTGGAGGACTGCAGTTCGTTGTAGGACCCGAGTCCGAAGGCGGGATTCTGCTTGCGGATCTCGATCATGCGGCGGGTCCAGTGCAGCAGCGAGGACGGCGAGGACATCGACGCCTCGACGTTGGTGACCTGGTAGCCGTAGACGGGGTCCATGATCGTCGGCAGGAACAGGCGTCCGGGGTCGCTGGAGGAGAATCCGGCGTTGCGGTCGGGGGTCCACTGCATCGGGGTGCGGACGGCGTCGCGGTCGCCGAGCCAGATGTTGTCGCCCATGCCGATCTCGTCGCCGTAGTAGAGGATCGGTGAGCCGGGCAGGGAGAGCAGGAGTGCGGTGAACAGCTCGATCTGGTTGCGGTCGTTGTCGAGCAGGGGCGCGAGGCGGCGGCGGATGCCGATGTTGGCGCGCATCCGTGGGTCTTTCGCGTATTCGGCCCACATGTAGTCGCGTTCTTCGTCGGTGACCATTTCGAGGGTCAGCTCGTCGTGGTTGCGCAGGAAGATGCCCCACTGGCAGCCGGAGGGGATGGNNNNNNNNNNNNNNNNNNNNNNNNNCGGGTGTCTTGGCGAGGATCTCGGAGACGGGGTAGCGGGATTCGCGGCGTACGGCCATGAAGATGCGTGGCATGACCGGGAAGTGGAAGGCCATGTGGCACTCGTCGCCGCCGGAGGAGTAGTCGCCGAAGTAGTCGACCACGTCCTCCGGCCACTGGTTGGCCTCGGCCAGCAGCACCGTGTCCGGGTACATCGCGTCGATCTCACGGCGGACCCGCTTGAGGAAGGCGTGCGTGGCGGGCAGGTTCTCGCAGTTGGTGCCCTCTTCCGCGTAGAGATAGGGGACCGCGTCGAGCCGGTAGCCGTCGATGCCGAGATCCAGCCAGAAGCGCAGCGCCGCCAGGATCTCCTCCTGCACGGCCGGGTTCTCGTAGTTGAGGTCCGGCTGGTGGGAGAAGAAGCGGTGGAAGTAGTACTGGCCGCGGACCGGGTCGAAGGTCCAGTTGGAGGCCTCGGTGTCGACGAAGATGATCCGCGCGTCCTCGTACTGCCTGTCGTCGTCGGCCCACATGTAATAGTCCCCGTACGGGCCGTCGGGGTTCCTGCGGGACTCCTGGAACCACGGGTGC from Streptomyces roseochromogenus subsp. oscitans DS 12.976 encodes the following:
- the glgB gene encoding 1,4-alpha-glucan branching enzyme, with the protein product MALRGTSLPETAGPAPVGAVPHPDNVRGDPRPPALDQAERGRLLGGAHHDPHALLGAHPVPGGTVFRALRPHARAVSVVADGTRHPLVSEGDGLFAAVLPYPEIPSAYTLLVAYDDVEQEVHDPYRFLPAVGELDLHLIREGRHEQLWQALGAEPMTHQGVTGTRFTVWAPNAQGVRVAGDFTYWDGTQYPMRSLGASGVWELFLPGIGEGARYKFEITSRYGHRFLKADPMARRTEVPPDTASVVAVSRHEWGDAEWMAHRGDTPVHQAPFSVYEVHLPSWRPGLTYRQLADELPAYVKEMGFTHVELMPVAGHPFSGSWGYQVTSYYAPTPRLGSPDDFKYLVDALHRAGIGVIMDWVPAHFPKDDWALARFDGEPLYEPGDWRRAEHPDWGTYEFDFGRTEVRNFLVANAVYWCQEFHIDGLRVDAVASMLYLDYSRDSGQWEPNVFGGREDLDAVAFLQEMNATVYRRCPGVVTIAEESTAWDGVTRPTDCGGLGFGLKWNMGWMHDSLQYIQKEPVHRKYHHHEMTFSMVYAYSENYVLPISHDEVVHGKQALVSKMPGDWWQRRANHRAYLGFMWAHPGKQLLFMGQEFAQGAEWSEAHGPEWWLLGDDYHSAGDHRGVRDLVRDLNTLYRDTPALWQRDCDPGGFRWVLCDAADDNVFAFLRFAADGAPLLAVSNFSPVVRHDYGLWVPDGFPAWRQALNTDDVRYGGSGVGSAGPLKREDNGLRVTLPPLATLWLAPER
- a CDS encoding maltokinase N-terminal cap-like domain-containing protein, producing MPKTITVRPRTSAAFDGPLVSLSGLLREWLPGQRWFAGKDRPVTDLSVLSVTELFPGCLHVLMHASHAPVPTPGGTSPPGDCYQLLLGLREQHAPRLERAFIGRAGQGPFAGLAVYDALHDPRSAHLLLERLRQPGTAGPLRFDADPGALVPGGLPPRLLDVEQSNSSIVYGDAYILKVFRRIQPGVNPDLEVTAALAAQGCTRVPAPVAWFGTTAPQPATLGVLQPFLPDATDGWTLALRALAAGDDFTAEADELGGAMAEVHLALAEAFGPAGPNASASARCT
- a CDS encoding alpha-glucosidase C-terminal domain-containing protein codes for the protein LAFLREAPMTEKSGDDLVLCVHNFSRFAQPTELDLRAYDGRHPVELIGGVRFPAIGELPYLLTLQGHGFYWFRLTRVASRIGRRR